One Danio rerio strain Tuebingen ecotype United States chromosome 7, GRCz12tu, whole genome shotgun sequence genomic window, ctctatgccccgcccCTATTCATGTGTGAGTTCAGaatacgtcaaacatcgaataacaAATGCACTTTTAAAAGCCCTTCACGGGGAACTCTACCTTTGCATATTGACAGTGCAAACTACATcactattattatatttcatctatattattattattattattattgcaatatttagATTTATCCACATTAACCTTGTCATGAACATCCACAATTCACTGATGTAAACAAATATGAGTGTCAATAAGAGTGCAGTCTTTTACCTCAGTCAGAAACTGCGCACACACATCATCGTCCTCTTCCTTAACGCCACTCGTGACCTCTGACCCTTCGCTGACCATTGACTCTTGGTTGACCTTTGTCCCTAAAGTCTCCATCATCTTCTGAGGGGAACTGTTCTTGGCATGACCGCCGCTTTCTTCGTGACCTTCACTTGGTGACTGCGGTGAAGGGTAAAGGCTCTGAGGATAACACCATGTGGGACTGTTCATACACGGGGCTACATTTGAATTAAACGCCGGATTGAAATGTTGTGGAGGCCCGGAAATCTGACAGAATGGATTATGGAGAGCGTTTAAAGCATCGTACATGATGTTAGCGTTCATCTGAGGCGCATTTACAGGCCATGAATGGCTCAATTGAGGGACTACACAAGGATGTGTGAAAACTGGAGGAGGATTGAACGCAGGAGATGCATTAAAGTACCCATCAAAATGCAGGTCTTGCTGGACGGCGGGATCTGATTGATAGACTATGTGTGTCGCTTGAAGAGTTTGTGCTGGATCATCGGTGATGTAGAGGATTTGTGTGTTGTCGTGCAGCGCTATAGTCATGTGAGCTGTTTCTGGTGTATAAAGCATGTTTTGGCCATCAGACCGCTGGAGATCCTCCATCGGGACTGGCTGTGTTTGAGTCTGATAGTGATGAGGTGGTGTTTGGGATGAGTATGGATCCATGTTAGGCTGTTCAGTTTCGTTAAACGATGCCCAGTCGTTCATGATGTGTGCATTTTGGGAATGTGAATAATGCTGTCCTGATATTTGGCCACCAAATGCAGACTGAAGAACGTCCATCTACAAACAGCAgagaaaaaataagaaatcagttGTAAAGGGGAGCTATCATGCAGAAATCACTTCTATAAGGGGTTTAAATCCAGTCGTGTGAACATATTCAGCCTCTAATGATAGAAAtgtattaattgtgtttgttataatcagacttgatgcagaaacactttgattgacattctccctttgtacgtgtcatcagagggggaaagccccgcccactggtgcccatctctccctcattagcataaacagcagccctgagtgagaagcagccgtctgtccattagccattagagtgtttgagctgctgaagatgatgtcagcatagagtGAGGGGGCTCTGAATCTGGCCCAGGTATGGTTCTGtttgccggccctggcccggttggaagtgCTGTTCTAGAGCGGTGTTCACTTGGGCGCAGGCGTGgaacgcttgtagtgtgagtgcaaatcgTGGCTGAGCACGAAACTGAAGACGCAacgtcacatttaaaagactgttGCATGTGGATttgttaatcattcttactgttcaatgaacgcaaacctcctaatacctgcagcaccaggacttttatgatcatttatgagCGAGTGTGAGTAGAGGATTATAtattacactttactatagtatggttaaaAACTATGTTTTGATTATGCAAACATTATGGGTGCTGTTTACTTATAGCGTTCAATAAgtttttcaaatataaataaatatacctaaagtaaaataaaaaataaataccaataaataacttTCAATCATACACAGAAAAATTTATtaggaattaaaataaaaacaaatcctgTGTGCTTTATGTTAGAGTACTATATGTTAGTGGTCCATAActacttataataaaataataacaattaaatagataaataaataaatatatatatatatatatatatatatatatatatatatatatatatatatatatatatatatatatatacacacacacacatacagttgaagtcagaattattcgcccccctttattttttttttttctttctctttattaaatattttccaaatgatgttgaacagattcaggaaatgttcacagtatgtctgataatattttttcttctggagaaagtctcctttgttttatttcggctagaataaaagcagtttttaattttttgaacaccattttaaggtcaatattattagcccctttaagctatatttgtttctgatagtctacagaacaaaccatcgttatacaataacttgcctaattaccctaacctgcctagttaccctaattaccctagtgaagcctttaaatgtcactttaagctgtatagaagtgtcttaaagaatatctagtctaatattatttactgccatcatgacaaagagaaaataaatcagttattagagatgagttattaacactattatgattagaaatgtgctggagaaatctgctctccgttaaacagaaattggggaaaaaataaacaggggggctaataattcaggcgggctaataattccgacgtCCACTGTAGATCAGTGGCTGAAATAGTCTAACAGTACAGAAAAACCACAAACGGGTAAAATAACGCAACAAACACCAAAAGGAATGAATATGCATCCTGAACAGAATGAAGATAATCCAGACATCAAATACCTGTATGCATTGAAGTGCAAGTCAGAACAGTGTCAGGATTGCTCAGTGTTCTTGTATTGAAGACCTGCAGAttacatgttaaacttgtaaatacatgaaagaaacaaaaaatcatatataaaaaGGTTAGAACATTTTCTTTtcaaacatacaaaacaaatatGCGTATACATTATAAACAAATCACCAAATCACTAATCATTTGTACTATCAGTAAATCTATTTAATTAATTGCttaagaaaacattacaatgtacagtgttcagcatatataagcacacccctcacgcatctctcttttaaattcatgtttgataggaagctttacaatattatatttgtgcatatacattagattagttagtactgaagccaaatctggagcttatctgacCAAATAACTTATAATAACGCTCCAAAAACTGGTACAGCcacatttatgttatagaaaaatattaaatacgaattttaaaaaaagaggaaaaaacaagagaagcaaaaaaaaaagtaaaaatttagtTGACATTATGTTGGTTGTAATATATTTGCAGTATTTAGCttgcatttaattgtattatcttttaatttctgaatatgtttggtaactaaaatactattttaataaatatagctgtttaataaatcagttttgtttaaatgcaccaaaacacatcgtctaaattcactgagaaatggaggacaatgctcattttcaaaatgggctgttctcaattatgctgaacactgtaaatCTACTGTCCCTGACACTGGAGCGTCAATATTGCTAATTTTATCAGACAATAATTTAATCTAAAAGCTAAAATGTCAAGTGTTTCTATCCTTATAATGTCTGATCATCAAATAAAACATCCATTTGTGAATGTGAATAAGAAGCTCCAACACACCTGAGGCAGTCGCTCAATGCAGAATGCTGAATTTGAACTGCACgctttcaaaaacaaacaaaaacaaaccaattaaTACTGCTATATTCACAACACTGACTGATTATATGGGTTATTATCTATTACATATTATAATCAACTGAAATAAGTGCTTGTTTTTATggttttattaatgtaaatattaatattttattatgttctaCACTAGGTGGCGCGCTCTCTCCTACGCGTGATTTTTGAAAACTCCATTTCCCATCCTGCCTTGCGTCCCGCTCCGCACATCCGCTTTGCTCTCGGTCAGTCGCACACGTGTTGCCTTGCACCGCAGCAGCTCTCTGATCGTAAAAGCTGTTTTCTCTTCAGAAATCGTCGAAATCAACCCGTGAGAGTTCATCATGTTCCTGCAGTTTTACCTCAATGAGAATGGCGAGAGGGTTTACACTCTGAAGGTGAGGATTTGTTGTTTAATCTCGGCGTTTTGGCTAAAAACACGCGTCATAGAGCAATGATGGTTATTTAATCTGGTCATATAACTTAGTAGATGCATTGATTGTTACtgtaattgaggtaaagttggattTATATTCGCATATTCTGCATATAGCCCCGTGTTGTTTTCCACACTTTGAATATTGAGTCTGTAAACAACATGAGCACCATCTATTAGACTGTAAACAGGGCTGTACTTTGATAATCTTtggctgataatatgatttaaCTATTATATAATTCGCTAATAATACTTTTCCGAAGGTATATTTTtaaagagaaagtctgaatgtgcgaatataaatgCAAGTTTACCTCATTGTTACTGTATAACTTAGCGTTACTATAGTAAAAGAAAACACTGTGGTGTAGCATACTGAAGTTCAGTGTATGTCACTGCATGTATTGCAGTATTGGTTTACAACACTTTAACAAGTGCTAAAGAATACTGTAGTATTAGCTGTAGATAAACtaaaaaatactgtagtacaatttagtttttactacagtaaactgtgctgTATTGTGGTATAATATACCTTATAATTGTAGAAAAGTAAAGTGTTTGGTGATTTGTTAATATTACTAAAGTTGCTGTGTTATTCTAGTCATTGTTGAAACACTAAAACAGATTGAAGTACTTTACTATTGTGTTTTTCAAAAACAGTTTAGTATTTTCTATTAATCGCTATTTTAATGTGGAAGTGCTCATTATCATCATTGCGTGAGTTATATGTAATTTTCTTATTCAaagaaaaataatgttaaatgttCAAATAGATCTTAAATATAATTTGAGAAATGGTGATATTATTGGTAGATTTTTTTAGTTTGTCAGGCTCATCATAGCTCTCGTTTTCATTTACTTAAACACTGTAATTtggattctgttattaattagttgtattgttttttttatatttaaaaatagcatttctaAATTATGGTACTAATAATGATGATTTTTTCCTGATAGCGCTCCCCTTCTAGCCCTCTGGTGGTCACCTTTTTGAAACACCAACTTGAAAACAATATTAGAATAAATGTTTATGCATACCGTTAAAATGATCGCCTACATTTAACACCTTGTTATTAAACCGAGTGCGCTAATGTGAGCATGCACACTGATGCACAAAATGCCAGGGATAAAAGCATTACTTAAAATTGTCAAGTttcattttcatatatatatatatatatatatatatatatatatatatatatatatatatatatatttgagcaatTCCCCATTTgagcaaaaatgtcaaaataaaaatgggttgtgcagtttaattcacagaatttctacaaaatatgttgtatactgtaaaaaatgttcacATTGACATTTTTTGATTCCATAactcgaaaatgtaatcgaatcgaggatttggaggatcatgacacccttaatatatatatatatatatatatatatatatatatatatatatatatatatatatatatatatatatatatatatatgagcaattccatgcaaatgtcaaccttgccatgaaaagaaaatAGCAAAACCAATTCTACATCTTTTTGCATAGGtaaatgttttacagtacttttaaaaatacttaaaatatctctgtcaatgttttcaaactattatgtttgattgacaaaagtcacacaaatgacaatttcacatccgtcacatccataacaaagcttttccctcaaaaatgtcaaaataaagtcaaacattttttgtttcataataagccagctcttatcgttttgatgagcattgtttattttgggttgtgcggTTTAATTCAGAGAATTTCTA contains:
- the LOC137496113 gene encoding uncharacterized protein, which produces MDVLQSAFGGQISGQHYSHSQNAHIMNDWASFNETEQPNMDPYSSQTPPHHYQTQTQPVPMEDLQRSDGQNMLYTPETAHMTIALHDNTQILYITDDPAQTLQATHIVYQSDPAVQQDLHFDGYFNASPAFNPPPVFTHPCVVPQLSHSWPVNAPQMNANIMYDALNALHNPFCQISGPPQHFNPAFNSNVAPCMNSPTWCYPQSLYPSPQSPSEGHEESGGHAKNSSPQKMMETLGTKVNQESMVSEGSEVTSGVKEEDDDVCAQFLTEADLDMDYINFLLSSDHNIFNILNENSSNTPGGSDWIPTVVSEAPIQSAWTPQPDSSPSKTTDLCLPQYQIPFHASISHAFQEIMMENELRTLPELLFVDHEAQNTQTTQNYLIGEAVNPESDRNNARQQDELPSVDSVPQTLTKNIGNHQKLEYDGGKSMADQEQQDKCQHAINTIDGGDTNSEFPTDSQSQVKTNTAKTEGNTVKKVKRSRRRKHRKTTKPNERSAPENTDERTKSTGKTQGRLERSRRTQPNNPDGIRNTAV